Proteins encoded by one window of Erysipelothrix rhusiopathiae:
- a CDS encoding TrmB family transcriptional regulator, whose amino-acid sequence MEKAVSLLKSLNFSESESKVYLTLLQNNPMTGYEASKLSGVARSKVYNILESLRDKGAVLVSKQTDPVHYSAVDIQEVIDNFKYQMNDRLGDVSHELQRFSHKIESTELWSLKGYENVFNRCRRLISDAKSTILLQVWEEDLPLIYDELKQFEARSGNLVVILYSKDKNYDVDLKHVYAHGFEEAMLAENRGCRWINLVVDDEALIFGHIEPQNVEVLWTKAPSMVFLAKENVRHDAYCLRLIDALDEEAKKEFGPDLLKIKTLF is encoded by the coding sequence ATGGAAAAAGCTGTTTCATTGTTGAAGAGTTTAAACTTTTCAGAATCAGAGTCAAAAGTCTATTTAACGCTTTTACAAAACAATCCCATGACGGGATATGAAGCCAGTAAATTATCAGGGGTAGCCCGTTCTAAGGTGTATAACATACTCGAGAGCCTTAGAGACAAAGGTGCTGTATTGGTTTCGAAACAAACAGATCCGGTCCATTACAGTGCAGTGGATATTCAAGAGGTTATTGATAACTTCAAATATCAGATGAATGATCGTCTTGGAGATGTATCGCATGAATTGCAACGTTTTAGTCATAAGATTGAATCAACGGAGTTGTGGAGTTTAAAAGGTTATGAGAATGTCTTTAACCGATGCCGCCGTTTGATTTCTGATGCGAAATCAACAATTCTTTTACAAGTTTGGGAAGAAGATTTACCGCTTATTTATGATGAACTTAAGCAATTTGAAGCACGCTCAGGAAATCTTGTCGTGATTCTTTACAGCAAGGATAAGAACTACGATGTGGATTTAAAACACGTTTACGCCCATGGTTTTGAGGAAGCGATGTTAGCGGAAAACCGTGGTTGTCGTTGGATCAATCTTGTTGTCGATGATGAAGCACTCATCTTTGGTCATATAGAGCCGCAAAACGTAGAGGTCTTGTGGACAAAAGCACCCAGTATGGTGTTTTTAGCTAAAGAGAATGTGCGTCATGATGCGTATTGTTTAAGATTGATTGATGCGTTAGATGAAGAAGCGAAGAAAGAATTTGGACCCGATTTACTCAAAATAAAAACACTATTCTAA
- a CDS encoding sulfite exporter TauE/SafE family protein translates to MLGIILGAIVLINGTFLVKFVMDLLAHREETKAEPAPTVGLAISSFIMFFLSTFGISDFAISTVLYRKLKWVDDKRLPGTLNTQCVLPVAVMALSYISGIQVDLTTLLVCIGAQILGAYVGPRFVVKLPVELIRKFIGIGLVIASTLIVAGKMNIIPSGGTATGLYGVKLVVTAVLIFIFGALNNIGIGSYALTMVTVYGMGLNPGVAFPIMMGAATFSVPVGSMQFIKFGEYSRKITLFTSTLGVLGVLIAVFLVKSLDVSMLQWLVAGILLYSGASMIYEEFFKSKKLVEAN, encoded by the coding sequence ATGTTAGGAATAATTTTAGGAGCAATCGTTTTAATTAACGGAACCTTCTTAGTGAAATTTGTTATGGATTTATTAGCTCACCGTGAAGAAACAAAAGCAGAACCTGCACCAACTGTAGGTCTTGCAATCTCATCATTTATTATGTTCTTCTTATCAACATTTGGAATCTCAGACTTTGCGATTTCAACTGTTTTATACCGTAAGTTAAAATGGGTAGATGACAAACGTTTACCAGGTACGCTTAATACACAATGTGTTTTACCGGTAGCGGTAATGGCATTATCATACATCTCTGGAATTCAAGTCGATCTTACTACTTTACTTGTATGTATTGGAGCACAAATTTTAGGTGCTTATGTCGGACCACGTTTTGTTGTGAAATTACCGGTAGAGTTAATCCGTAAGTTTATTGGTATCGGACTTGTGATTGCATCAACATTAATTGTTGCAGGTAAAATGAATATTATTCCATCAGGTGGAACGGCTACTGGACTTTATGGCGTGAAACTTGTTGTGACTGCAGTTTTAATCTTTATCTTCGGTGCTTTAAATAATATTGGTATTGGTTCTTATGCATTAACAATGGTTACAGTTTATGGAATGGGTCTTAACCCAGGGGTTGCCTTCCCAATTATGATGGGTGCTGCAACATTCTCAGTTCCTGTTGGAAGTATGCAATTTATTAAATTTGGTGAATACAGCCGTAAGATTACGCTTTTCACTTCAACACTTGGAGTATTAGGGGTTCTTATTGCGGTTTTCCTTGTGAAGTCGTTAGATGTAAGTATGTTACAATGGCTTGTAGCGGGAATTCTACTTTATAGTGGAGCAAGCATGATTTATGAAGAGTTCTTTAAATCAAAAAAATTGGTAGAAGCAAACTAG